The following are from one region of the Shinella sp. PSBB067 genome:
- a CDS encoding FadR/GntR family transcriptional regulator produces the protein MPIGTRDRPQIAPLPPIDRARQVTEALASYIDRASLQAGDRLPAERELMAALAVGRSTIREAIRHFQALGVIESRKGSGTYLLKPVTTATVHMPLSFDAAHLRDVLLQTLEVRRGLECEANMVAARRRTPQDLAVIEAKLDAMERVHIAKGSSGPEDLAFHLAIYDATHNPLFKQLLEQMRGAFERFWEKPFDRPDFARRSFPFHRTLFNAIAAGDPETARIETLRILEVVEEDIKEMSR, from the coding sequence ATGCCAATCGGAACTCGCGACAGGCCGCAGATCGCGCCTTTGCCGCCCATCGACCGGGCGCGGCAGGTGACGGAGGCTTTGGCCTCCTATATCGACCGGGCGAGCCTTCAGGCAGGCGACCGCCTGCCGGCCGAGCGCGAGCTCATGGCGGCGCTGGCCGTCGGCCGCTCGACCATCCGCGAGGCGATCCGCCATTTCCAGGCGCTCGGCGTCATCGAAAGCCGCAAGGGCAGCGGCACCTATCTCCTGAAGCCGGTCACGACAGCCACCGTGCACATGCCGCTCTCCTTCGACGCGGCGCATTTGCGCGACGTGCTGCTCCAGACGCTGGAGGTCCGCCGCGGGCTCGAATGCGAGGCGAACATGGTGGCGGCGCGGCGGCGCACGCCGCAGGACCTCGCCGTCATCGAGGCGAAGCTGGACGCGATGGAGCGCGTTCACATCGCCAAGGGCAGCTCCGGCCCGGAAGACCTTGCCTTCCATCTCGCCATCTACGACGCCACGCACAACCCGCTCTTCAAGCAGCTTCTCGAACAGATGCGCGGCGCCTTCGAGCGCTTCTGGGAGAAGCCGTTCGACCGGCCGGATTTCGCCCGCCGCTCCTTCCCGTTCCACCGCACGCTCTTCAATGCGATCGCCGCCGGGGACCCCGAGACCGCGCGCATCGAAACCCTCAGGATCCTCGAAGTCGTCGAGGAAGACATCAAGGAAATGTCCCGATGA
- the mmsB gene encoding 3-hydroxyisobutyrate dehydrogenase, translating to MSSIAFIGLGHMGGPMAANLVKAGHAVRGFDLSAASLDLARENGVATVASIGEAVSGADLVITMLPAGTHVLSVWQELVAIVPSGTLLIDCSTIDMASARKAHALAEAHGCPALDAPVSGGTGGASAGTLTFMVGGDAGVFAGAKPVFEAMGRKIIHCGGASAGQAAKICNNMILGISMVAVGEAFVLGERLGLSHQALFDVASVSSGQCWSLTTYCPVPGPVPTSPANHDYEPGFAAALMLKDLKLSQAAADDTGVTTPLGAKAAALYQRFADEGLGEKDFSAIIAMLRDGPSAG from the coding sequence ATGAGCTCCATCGCATTCATCGGCCTCGGCCATATGGGCGGCCCGATGGCCGCAAATCTCGTGAAGGCCGGCCATGCCGTGCGCGGCTTCGACCTTTCCGCCGCCTCGCTCGATCTTGCGCGGGAAAACGGCGTGGCGACCGTCGCCTCGATCGGCGAGGCGGTTTCCGGCGCGGATCTCGTCATCACCATGCTGCCGGCCGGAACGCATGTGCTTTCGGTGTGGCAGGAACTGGTCGCCATCGTGCCGTCAGGCACGCTGCTCATCGATTGCTCCACCATCGACATGGCGAGCGCCCGCAAGGCCCATGCGCTGGCCGAGGCGCATGGCTGCCCGGCGCTCGACGCACCCGTCTCGGGCGGCACCGGGGGCGCTTCGGCCGGCACGCTCACCTTCATGGTGGGCGGCGACGCCGGCGTCTTTGCCGGGGCAAAGCCGGTCTTCGAGGCGATGGGCAGGAAGATCATCCATTGCGGCGGCGCCTCCGCCGGCCAGGCGGCGAAGATCTGCAACAACATGATCCTCGGCATCAGCATGGTCGCCGTGGGCGAGGCCTTCGTGCTGGGCGAACGGCTCGGCCTTTCGCATCAGGCGCTGTTCGACGTCGCCTCGGTCTCGTCGGGGCAATGCTGGTCGCTGACCACCTATTGCCCGGTGCCTGGCCCCGTCCCCACCTCGCCCGCCAACCACGATTACGAACCGGGCTTCGCCGCGGCGCTGATGCTCAAGGACCTGAAGCTGTCGCAGGCGGCGGCGGACGACACCGGCGTCACGACCCCGCTCGGCGCCAAGGCGGCCGCGCTCTATCAGCGCTTCGCGGACGAGGGGCTCGGCGAAAAGGACTTCTCCGCCATCATCGCCATGCTGCGGGACGGACCGTCCGCCGGCTAG